The Pristis pectinata isolate sPriPec2 chromosome 12, sPriPec2.1.pri, whole genome shotgun sequence DNA window AGAAATTTGATGTCATTATCTTAGCAGGAATGTTGAGAAATATTTCCACTTTCTGCAATTCTTCCAGTGGATTCTTTATAAGAGCACCACCATCAACTATATGTATTTGGTTCAGTGGAAAATACTGTAGCCAGTTACCCATGTGAATGTCATATAGACTTCTCTGAATAGCTTTGTATTTAGTATTAAGTGCTCCGTTTTTAATGACCATTTCTTCTATGGGTTGGACAGGCTTGTGGTTTTCCAGCCGATTGTAGTAGACTTGGGTGTAGTCCGATATCACTCTCTCTGTCGGGTCTCTCAGAATCAACAGCAATTTGGTAGAACTGTTCATGTCATGGATCCTTTTTGGAGCCTTAATAGATGTGAAATAGCCTGGGGTTTTCTCTATTGTGGTTTGGTGCGGATAAGAGAAAGGCATCAACTTCCTGTACCATTCTAGACCTTTTACATAGTTCTCATCCCAATCAAAAAAGTGGACCTCAGTAGCAGCAACCACAATATCAGGGTGAATGTCCAACATCTCCAAAAGAGCCCTGGTCCCTCCCTTGCGAACACCAATAATGATAGTTTGTGGAATCATTTGGCTTGTAATG harbors:
- the LOC127576793 gene encoding heparan sulfate glucosamine 3-O-sulfotransferase 1-like, yielding MAYLLVGALLLVAQTNSVHSGSSQWRDGTLLQSLRYHGGLEGNETERKSLQPQNSITSQMIPQTIIIGVRKGGTRALLEMLDIHPDIVVAATEVHFFDWDENYVKGLEWYRKLMPFSYPHQTTIEKTPGYFTSIKAPKRIHDMNSSTKLLLILRDPTERVISDYTQVYYNRLENHKPVQPIEEMVIKNGALNTKYKAIQRSLYDIHMGNWLQYFPLNQIHIVDGGALIKNPLEELQKVEIFLNIPAKIMTSNFYFNQTKGFYCLRSDGKERCLHESKGRPHPVVNSTVLKELHAYFREHNERFFRMVKQSFNWH